The DNA sequence CCGTAGAGATGGTTCTTCAGTATTTTCTCCTGACAGCAGATGGGGTACCTTTTATGGTCTAGGAGCAGCATGGAATGTAGCTAAAGAAGATTTCCTTAAAGACAATACGGTGATCAATTCATTGAGGTTAAAAGCTTCTTACGGACAGCAGGGTAATGACAACATTTTACTGAATGATGGTACAAGAGATTATTTTGCCTATCAGGATATGTATGGGATCAACAATTTTGGTAATGACAAACCTGTACTTTCCCTTAAAAAGCAAGGAAATAAGGATTTAAAATGGGAAACCTCCAAAAACCTGAACGCAGGTTTTGAACTCTCCATTCTTAAAAACAGAATCAATCTGAATGCAGATTATTTTGAAAGAAAGGTATCCGATATGATTTATACCCTCCCGTTACCTCCTTCCAATGCAGGTTCCTACATAAAGTATGGTAATATTGGGGATATGATTAACAGAGGAGTTCAGGCTAACATCAGTGCTGAGATCCTTCGGTCTGATCAGTTTCAATGGAATGTATATGCCAATGCTACCCATTATAAAAATAAAATCACCAAACTACCGGCAGAGCAAAGAAATACAGGTCTTGTTTCCGGCCTGTTTATTCTTACTGAAGGAGGTGACCGGTATACGTATTACCTTAAGGAGTTTGCAGGGATAGATCCTTCCAACGGAGATGCCTTATGGTACCGTACTGCAATAAACCCGACCACCCAAAAAGAAGAAAGAACCATTACACGGAATTATAAAGATGCAACAGATTACAATACCGGAAAATCTGCGATTCCTAAAGTATATGGTGGTTTTGGAACCGATTTTACCTATAAAGGATTTAATCTTGCAGTTAATTTTTCCTATCAGTTAGGCGGATATGGCTATGATGATATCTACAGATCTTTATTCCATTCGGATAGCTATGCTTCCAATTATTCTACTGATCTGAGTAAGACATGGACTCCGGAAAATCCAAATGCAGAGCTTCCAAGGGTAGATCTTACCTCTACCAATCAGAATGGAAATTCTACACTTTACCTTATAAAATCAGATTACATCAGCCTTCAGGATGTTACCCTGTCTTATCAGCTGCCGGACGGGTTCGCCCAACAGGCAGGATTGTCAGGTCTGAAAATTTATGTAACAGGAAATAATCTATATCTGTGGTCTAAGAGAAAAGGGTACGATCCGAGAGCTTCACTGACAGGGGTATCCGATCCATATAAATACTCTTTATTATCCAGTGTTTCTTTAGGCTTTAAATTAACGTTTTAGAAAAATATGAAAACAATACAATACTTTATAGCAGCCCTGTCAATAGGCTTTGTGATGACAAGTTGTGCTAATGATCTCAATACAGTCCCGGACGGAGATATATCCGGTGAACAATTAAATAATGACCAGTCATCCCCAGAGAAAATACTAGGTGGAATATATCTTGACCTCCGCAGTAATGGAGCTGGAGGTACTACCTTGCATTCTGACTTTGGGATCATGGCCATAAAAGCGGGATCTGACCTGATGTCAAACGATGTTATCCAGATGAAAAATCAGCATTTAGGAATGTTTTATAACTATGATGCAACGAATGCCAGTAATTCTGCATCAGAATTTGTATGGACTACTTTTTATGCGAGAATATTTATCATTAATAAGCTTCTGGGCGATCTAAATAAAAGTGGAAATACCAGTAATAAAGCGATTAAAGGACAGCTACTTGCTTTGAGAGCCTATTCCTATTTTTACCTGATCCGTTTCTATGCCAACGACTACAAAGGCCATCAATCTGAACCGGGGGTGCCTTTAGTCTTGACAAGCAATAATCAGAGTCAGGGACTTCCCAGAGCTAGTATATCTGATGTATACAAACAGATTGCCAGTGATATTGAAGAATCTATTATACTTCTGGACAGCTATGCACGTCCCACCAGAGCGCAGATCGATCAGAGAACAGCAAAAGCTATTGCTGCAGAAGTCTATCTGGAAACAGGTGATTATGTGAAAGCCGGTAAATATGCGGAAGAAAGCAAACAGGGAATTGCACTGATGACTGAAAACGATTATACTACAACAGGATTCTCTAATATCAACAATCCTGAAGTATTATGGGGTTTCCACAATACAACTTCTACCATGAGTATTGGAAATTCCTATGCTTCTTTCTTCTCTATGTTTGACAATACCAATAAAGGATATGCTGGTGCAGCAGGGATCTACAAGCTAATAGACAAGCGGCTTTACGAAGCTATTCCTCAGACTGACTATCGTAAAAAAGTATTCAATGGAGCACAAAGCACAGCCTATACCTTTAATGGAGAAACAAGAAATTATCCTGCATATGTAAGCTGGAAATTTAAAGATCCAAGCTTTTTTGAAGGCGATTACATTTACATCAGAGCCTCATCGCTTTATTATATACAAGCAGAGGCATTGGCCAGACAGGGAAGGGAAGCAGAAGCCAGACAGGTTTTATATGAAATTACTTCAAAAAGAAACACTGCATACACTTTGTCTACCCAAACCGGAAATGGGCTGATCAATGAAATTATCCTGCAAAAAAGAATAGAGCTTTGGGGCGAAGGTTATGACTGGTTCGACATGAAAAGATTGAACGTTCCTTTGGAAAGAATATATCCGGGAACCAACCATACGTTTGGAAGATTCAATCTGTCACCAGATAAATTCAAGTTTCAAATCCCTAATAAGGAAATCAATAACAACCCACAGATCACACAGAACGATTAATAAAAACACACAGTTCATTCATATTAGCAAATTTTTAAGCAATTTGTACCCGGAGTATTATTTTCAATACTCCGGTTTTTTTATTTAAGTTGATCAATAGCATACATTTTGTTGTGAAAGAGTCTTTAGCGTTTTAATTATAAAAATAATTGTAATGATAGCCCAAGTGGTTTACCACGCAATCCATTCCAAATTAATTCGAAATCTAACCGCTATTTTGTACTGATTAATTAAAAAAACATGAAATTCATCTCATTTTTGGAAGCCAATAAAAAGCTTTTACTTAAGGCGACACTCATTAGCCTTGTTGTTATCTTTATCCTGTTGAGCCTTTTTGTTACTTTTATTTCTCCGGAGTATCTGGATCTTCATATTTCCAAGGAGATTCAGGAGAATCAAACTCAGAACCTCGATACACTGATGATAGGAATCAGCTGGTTGGGAAGAACGCCTGTATCTGTTGTAATGGTTTTCTTAACCTCACTTGTTTTTGTGTTATTTAAGTATAAAAAAGAAGCCCTATTTATTTTGTCTACATTACTCTCCGGCATCGTTGGATTGATTTTGAAGATACTCATCAACAGACCTCGTCCTTCTCAGGATCTGGTGGTTCTTTTAGAAAAAACACAATACCAAAGTTTCCCGAGTGGACATGTTTTATTTTACACTACTTTTTTCGGGGCACTGATTCTTATTTTTCTTCACATGAGCAAAATAAAGTATAGCATTAGAATACTGCTTATAACGTTGTGCCTTTTAATGATCTTTTTTGGAGCATTTTCCCGTATCTATTTAGGTGCTCATTGGTTTACGGATGTTCTGGGAGGATTTATTGTAGGAATAATATGTCTGTTTGCCATAGGATCGGTATATGTGAAAAATATAAAAGTCGTATAATGGCTAAAAAGCAAAAAGGCAAAATTGCATAAAAGTAGCTTCGCAATCAACAAATTTACAATTTATCAAATCTGCAATTCCGCGATTTTGCCTTTTTACAATTTTACGATTCAACGATTTAACAATTCCTCCCTTCTTTAAAAATGGTATTATTTTTGCGAATATATCACCACGAGTTGTTTTACTTCTGCTCATTAGAGTACATAAACACTCAAAAATATTCGTCAAACTTTAATTCTAAAGAATATGCTTAATTATACCTTACCTAATCAGGAGATAGCTATCCGCCTGCTTGTTGCTGCTGTATTTGGTGGTCTTGTTGGTTGGGACAGACAGCGAAAAGAAGGAGTGGCAGGCTTAAGAACTCATATGTTAGTTTGTGTAGGTTCATCTTTAATTATGATTGTTTCTGCCTTTGGTTTTAATGATATTATGGGGAAACCCTCAATTGTTCTTGATCCTTCCAGAATGGCAGCTCAGGTGATCAGTGGAATTGGTTTTTTAGGTGCCGGTACGATTCTTTTTTTAAGGCCTCAGGTTATAACCGGGCTTACCACTGCTGCTGGTTTATGGGCTGTTGCCGGTATAGGATTAGCTATTGGTGGAGGTTTATATTTTCCAGCTTTTATTGCAACACTGATTATCCTCATTATTCTGGCTCTTCTTAAACCATTTGAAAAAAGATTTTTTAAAAGCACCAGGGGCAAGACCATGGTATTATCTTATAATTCTAAGTTGGTCAGTTTAGCACAAATTGAAAGTATATTTACTAAATATGAATTGGTAGCCAGTGAAATATTTATTCACACAAATAAGAACCATACCTCCGATGAACTGAAAATAACTTTTGATTATAATTCAGCTCCCTCTAAAATATTGTCTGCACTGGATGAATTTAAAACAATTGAAGGCATTCAGGAAATCAATTCCCATATTTAGATAATGTGAAAATTCCCTTTAATGGTATCTGATTTCAACAGAGTGAATTTGATCAGACTTCATTTTTATCTTTAAATTTTAAATAGTTCCGCCAAACAACTTGCAATATTATGCAATTTTGCATAATATTGCAGTGTAAATTATTCAAATGGAGATTGACAAAAAAATAAAGAAGGCAAAAACAGCCACTCAACTTATATTTCTTGTTTGTGGATTGGGAATAGCAAGTTGGGCCCCTATGGTTCCGCTTGCCAAAGACAGATTAGGATTAGATGAAGCTGATTTAGGTTTATTACTTCTCTTATTAGGTGGCGGGGCATTGTTGATGATGCCATTATCGGGAATGATGATCAATAAAGTGGGGAGCCGGAAAGTAATTGCCGCAAGTGTTTTACTGAGTGCTTTGCTTCTTCCCTGGTTATTGATTATATCTGATGTTTACATCATGGGTGCTGTTCTTTTTGCATTCGGATGCAGCATAGGAACCATTGATGTTGCCATGAATGCTCATGGGGTACAGGTACAGAATGAATATGGAAAACCTATTATGTCCTCTTTGCATGGACTTTTTAGTGTAGGTGGACTATTCGGCTCTTTGGGGTTGGGATTTTTGATGAAGTTAGGATTAAATCCTATTTATGCTGCAGTGAGTATATCCCTTTTACTTGTTTTTCTTTTGGTCATTCAGTTTCGTTTTCTATTCGATTATGAAACAGAAAGAAAGAGTATTATTACCTTTTCCCATGTTGATCCTGTAAATAAAAATACTTCTCGTTTTCAATGGCTCGACTCCCGGGTCATGGTTTTAGGGATTATGTGTTTTATCGTTTTCCTCTCCGAAGGAGCCATGCTGGATTGGAGTGCTGTATTTCTAAGGGATGATAAAGGAGTTGAATACGAATTTTCAGGAATAGGATACGCGGCCTTCTCTGTAGCAATGGCTGTAATGAGATTATCAGGAGATTCTTTGATCAGTAAATTAAACAGCAGGATCGTAGTTATTGGCGGAAGTATTATTGCTTCCATCGGTGTTATTATTTTAACATTCAGTCCATGGATTCCTTTATCCCTTATAGGGTTTATACTGCTTGGAGTAGGAGCAGCGAATATCGTTCCTGTATTTTTCAGTGAAGGAGGAAGGATTTCCGGAATTTCTTCAACCGTTGCCATTCCCGCAATTACGACAATAGGTTATGCAGGATCATTGGCAGGGCCGGCTTTATTAGGTTTTATTGCCCATCATTTCTCTTTGACTGTTGCATTCGAAATCATAGCTTTGCTGTTTATAGTGGTCGCTATTATCTATAAATTCAGAAATAATCCATCATCATGTTAAAAGAAGAGCGTTTTGAGGTCATATTGACTCAGCTAAAGCAAAAGAATAAAGTAAAGTTTGAAGACTTAGCTGATGATCTTAATGTCTCTGAAGATACCATAAGGAGGGATATAGATCACCTTCACCGCAATGGACTTTTATCTAAGGTTCGTGGTGGTGCAATCTTAAGAGAAAAAGATCCGCTTTCCTTCCACGACAGACAATCTTTCTTAGCTGATGAGAAAAATGTAATTGCTTTGAAAGTCCAACAATTTATAAAAGATGGAATGACCGTATTTATGGATGGCGGAACCACCACCTGTGCAGTGGCCAATTACATGCCTAAGGATATTAGCATCCGTATCATTACTAATAATACCTCACTTATTCCCATACTGAGTAATTTCAAAAGGGTAGAGTTGGTTATTTTAGGTGGAATATATGATGATAATTTAGCCGTTACCACAGGAAACACAACCTGTAATGAAGCCTCTCAGTTCATTGCAGATCTTTTTATTATGGGAACCTGTGCTATAGACGCCAATTTTGGTGCATCAGCAACATCCATTACCGATGTTGAAACTAAAAGAACGATGATCAAATCTTCGAAAAAAACCATTGCACTGGCCAATCAAAGTAAGCTCCGACGTACAGAGCCTCTTAAGATTTGTGATATTGCAGATCTTGATGTATTGATTACGGATTTATCGGCGGATGATGGAGAATTGGAGGATTTCAGAGGGTTGAATGTGCAGATTGTCTAGTTAGCAACATCATAATCCCATATTTCCACTCACTTTATCCATCCAAAATAAATCGATATAGGCATCATCGCCAGTGTTAATGGTATTATTACAGCAAAGGCATAACCAAAATTAAGAATCAGAGAATTGAATTTATTGGGATTACCACCCAGAGAACGGAATGCACTTTGGAAACCATGTGCTAAATGCCACGCAAGAGAGGAACATCCAATAAGGTATATGATCACTTCAAAGGGATTACTGAATTTTTCAATCATCATTTTATATAGTGGAAGTTCTTCGCCGAATTGAAACTGATGGATCCGGTTGGGAATCCAAAAATTCCGGGTGTGAATGACTAGGAACAGCAAGAGTAATGTCCCTAATAAGGTCATACTTTTGCTATACCATGTAACCGAAGATAGATTTTTATTAACCGCATAGCCAATTGGCCTCGCTTTTTTATTTCTGTACCAAAGCCTGTATCCCTGAATAATATGAATAATAAATCCAATAACTAAAAAAACTTCTATTGTTCTGATTATTGGATTGGTGGCCATAAAATGAGCTCCTATCCCAAATGTTTCACCATTATCATTATAAAAAATAAGTGCATTAATCGAAGCGTGCACAATAAGAAAACTGATTAAGAATAAACCACTTAATGCCATTACAATTTTTCTTCCTATAGAAGTGGTAACCAATGTTTTTGTTTGATAAGCCATAACTAATTTTTTTTGAATTACACTCTAAAAATTCTTTTAGCTGCAATGATTACAATTTTTTTTGCTTTGATTATTAATAAGACAAAGCTGGAAATAAATACGTTATATATTCTTAAACTGGTTTAAGAAATATCAATTTTAAATTTATCCAAATAAATTTTGTTCAACATAGAATTACCATCATAATAACAGAGAACCACTGCAATGCAATGGTTCTCTGTTATAAAAATATAATTTCTATTACGCTGTAAATCGATCAGCTTTTCAATTTACCTTTCAGCGGATGCTCACCCTGCCAGCGGGCACTTGCATCATCATTTACATAATGAATTGATAAATCAGCTGCTGCTTTAGAGTTGGAGAAACAGATCGAACGATCTGAACTGTTTTCAAATTTTTCAAAATACCAGAAAGCTTCATTTTCCAGAGCTTTCAGTTTAGAATCTGTTTTATAAACCAGTAAATCAGCTGCGCTTTCAACATCAGTTTCATATACTACCAGATCATTCTTGGATTGAAAATTTTTAATACTAATACTTGGCATGTGTTCGGTGTTTTGGTGTTATTATATTTCGATATTGAATTGTATCAATTCCGTAGGCCTAAAGATAGTAAAATATAATTTAATGGATTACAATGCTTTATATCTCCTTCTATTAAACCATTTCTTTAAGCTTATGTTTGGATTTTCTAAACTCCGTTAAACTGATTTTGTGACGCTTTTTAAAAAATTTATTTAAATGACTTTCATCGGCAAAACCAAATTCACTCACAATTTCATTGATCCGCATATCACTGAACATAAGCCTGTGTTCAATTAATCTCATTTTGTAATTATAGATATAGTTCTGAATGGTCTCTCCACATTGGTTTTTAAAATAACTTCCCAAATAGGTTTCGGACAATCCAAATTTCTGGCTGATCACAGAAGCTTTTAACTGTTGTGGATCATAGATATGGGTCTGAATATGGCCAATGATCGACAGCATCCTCTTATCTGAATTGACAGCAGCATTCACAGGTCTCATCTTGGATATATTTCTTGCTGCAATCACAATTAATGCATTTACATAATGCAGGGTTAAATCTTCATGATAAAGATCCTGATGTTTCATATTATGCAGAAGCGAATCAACAATTGACTTCACTAAAACTTCATCCGGTTTATTTTTCAAAACACAGCCAGATAAATGAGAAGCATGATATAATAGACATTCTATGCAATTGATGCTTTTCCAGTTGTACTCCCGCACATAATTTTCACTGAACTTGACAAATAAAAATTCTGAGATTTCTGAGATCTCAAAATAATGCTGATCATTAGGCGTCAGCATGATCAGACTTCCTTTATTATAAGTTACTTTATTATCATTTATTTCTAAAAATCCTGATCCTGAAATCACATACACCATCTGAAAAAAAGAAAATTGCAGGTTCCTTACAGGGCATTTTTCCGTTTTACAGTACTCAACATCTACCAATCGGTCTATATTTTCTTTATTCATCTTGCAAAATTACTCATTTATCATTAAAATATACCGAAATACTAAAAAAAATCTGTCTAATTTTGTGGAATAATTTTAAGACTCATCATGAAACGATCGATTTATATCTTAGCCCTGGGTGCTTTTGGGATCATCACTACAGAATTTGGAGTGATTGGCATTTTACCGAACATCAGCAGGGAATTTAACGTATCCATAGATACGGCAGGGTGGTTGCTGAGTGCTTTTGCACTTACTGTAGCGGTTTCTTCACCCTTCATAACTGCATTTACCACTAAAATAAACCGTAAACTTTTACTGTGTATGGTGCTTGGGGTATTTGTATTATCAAACCTTCTTTCTTCTATTTCAACTAATTTTACCATGTTGATGGTAGCACGTGTATTACCAGCCTTTCTCCACCCGTTATTCTGGAACATATCAATGGCAATCGCATTTAAACAGGGTGGTGCTAAAGCGGTATCCATAGTCATGGCCG is a window from the Chryseobacterium sp. T16E-39 genome containing:
- a CDS encoding RagB/SusD family nutrient uptake outer membrane protein, whose product is MKTIQYFIAALSIGFVMTSCANDLNTVPDGDISGEQLNNDQSSPEKILGGIYLDLRSNGAGGTTLHSDFGIMAIKAGSDLMSNDVIQMKNQHLGMFYNYDATNASNSASEFVWTTFYARIFIINKLLGDLNKSGNTSNKAIKGQLLALRAYSYFYLIRFYANDYKGHQSEPGVPLVLTSNNQSQGLPRASISDVYKQIASDIEESIILLDSYARPTRAQIDQRTAKAIAAEVYLETGDYVKAGKYAEESKQGIALMTENDYTTTGFSNINNPEVLWGFHNTTSTMSIGNSYASFFSMFDNTNKGYAGAAGIYKLIDKRLYEAIPQTDYRKKVFNGAQSTAYTFNGETRNYPAYVSWKFKDPSFFEGDYIYIRASSLYYIQAEALARQGREAEARQVLYEITSKRNTAYTLSTQTGNGLINEIILQKRIELWGEGYDWFDMKRLNVPLERIYPGTNHTFGRFNLSPDKFKFQIPNKEINNNPQITQND
- a CDS encoding phosphatase PAP2 family protein — translated: MKFISFLEANKKLLLKATLISLVVIFILLSLFVTFISPEYLDLHISKEIQENQTQNLDTLMIGISWLGRTPVSVVMVFLTSLVFVLFKYKKEALFILSTLLSGIVGLILKILINRPRPSQDLVVLLEKTQYQSFPSGHVLFYTTFFGALILIFLHMSKIKYSIRILLITLCLLMIFFGAFSRIYLGAHWFTDVLGGFIVGIICLFAIGSVYVKNIKVV
- a CDS encoding MgtC/SapB family protein, with the translated sequence MLNYTLPNQEIAIRLLVAAVFGGLVGWDRQRKEGVAGLRTHMLVCVGSSLIMIVSAFGFNDIMGKPSIVLDPSRMAAQVISGIGFLGAGTILFLRPQVITGLTTAAGLWAVAGIGLAIGGGLYFPAFIATLIILIILALLKPFEKRFFKSTRGKTMVLSYNSKLVSLAQIESIFTKYELVASEIFIHTNKNHTSDELKITFDYNSAPSKILSALDEFKTIEGIQEINSHI
- a CDS encoding MFS transporter, which gives rise to MEIDKKIKKAKTATQLIFLVCGLGIASWAPMVPLAKDRLGLDEADLGLLLLLLGGGALLMMPLSGMMINKVGSRKVIAASVLLSALLLPWLLIISDVYIMGAVLFAFGCSIGTIDVAMNAHGVQVQNEYGKPIMSSLHGLFSVGGLFGSLGLGFLMKLGLNPIYAAVSISLLLVFLLVIQFRFLFDYETERKSIITFSHVDPVNKNTSRFQWLDSRVMVLGIMCFIVFLSEGAMLDWSAVFLRDDKGVEYEFSGIGYAAFSVAMAVMRLSGDSLISKLNSRIVVIGGSIIASIGVIILTFSPWIPLSLIGFILLGVGAANIVPVFFSEGGRISGISSTVAIPAITTIGYAGSLAGPALLGFIAHHFSLTVAFEIIALLFIVVAIIYKFRNNPSSC
- a CDS encoding DeoR/GlpR family DNA-binding transcription regulator — protein: MLKEERFEVILTQLKQKNKVKFEDLADDLNVSEDTIRRDIDHLHRNGLLSKVRGGAILREKDPLSFHDRQSFLADEKNVIALKVQQFIKDGMTVFMDGGTTTCAVANYMPKDISIRIITNNTSLIPILSNFKRVELVILGGIYDDNLAVTTGNTTCNEASQFIADLFIMGTCAIDANFGASATSITDVETKRTMIKSSKKTIALANQSKLRRTEPLKICDIADLDVLITDLSADDGELEDFRGLNVQIV
- a CDS encoding succinate dehydrogenase cytochrome b subunit, which codes for MAYQTKTLVTTSIGRKIVMALSGLFLISFLIVHASINALIFYNDNGETFGIGAHFMATNPIIRTIEVFLVIGFIIHIIQGYRLWYRNKKARPIGYAVNKNLSSVTWYSKSMTLLGTLLLLFLVIHTRNFWIPNRIHQFQFGEELPLYKMMIEKFSNPFEVIIYLIGCSSLAWHLAHGFQSAFRSLGGNPNKFNSLILNFGYAFAVIIPLTLAMMPISIYFGWIK
- a CDS encoding DUF6150 family protein encodes the protein MPSISIKNFQSKNDLVVYETDVESAADLLVYKTDSKLKALENEAFWYFEKFENSSDRSICFSNSKAAADLSIHYVNDDASARWQGEHPLKGKLKS
- a CDS encoding AraC family transcriptional regulator; the encoded protein is MNKENIDRLVDVEYCKTEKCPVRNLQFSFFQMVYVISGSGFLEINDNKVTYNKGSLIMLTPNDQHYFEISEISEFLFVKFSENYVREYNWKSINCIECLLYHASHLSGCVLKNKPDEVLVKSIVDSLLHNMKHQDLYHEDLTLHYVNALIVIAARNISKMRPVNAAVNSDKRMLSIIGHIQTHIYDPQQLKASVISQKFGLSETYLGSYFKNQCGETIQNYIYNYKMRLIEHRLMFSDMRINEIVSEFGFADESHLNKFFKKRHKISLTEFRKSKHKLKEMV